In Daucus carota subsp. sativus chromosome 4, DH1 v3.0, whole genome shotgun sequence, one DNA window encodes the following:
- the LOC108216059 gene encoding tRNA dimethylallyltransferase 9 gives MMSGVAGGLRFRCFHPVHHLRRRQLRGVSAAAKNKEKPKVIVISGPTGAGKSRLALELAKRLNGEIVSADSVQVYRGLDVGSAKPSLSDREEVKHHLIDIMDPSEDYSVGQFYEEARNATKEILESGRVPIVTGGTGLYLRWYVYGKPDVPKSSPETVAEVQAEISDLERVGDWDAAVQLVVQAGDSSAQSLPANDWYRIRRKLEIIKSSGSPPSAFHVPYDSFREQPNSPNVDDFRSSASLKNESLGSRSPEDLDYDFSCFFLSSPRMDLYRSIDFRCEDMVSGSDGILSEAKRLLDLGLQPNSNSATRAIGYRNAMEYLLHCKEQGGSSTRDFYAFLSGFQKASRNFAKRQLTWFRNEPIYNWINASRPLEDVLGFIHDSYHVRTGTIEVPKALQMKKDLSERREILQMKGYRTNNRHFVGRENCADILEWIRESQGQLNLSVN, from the exons ATGATGAGCGGCGTCGCCGGTGGCTTACGTTTCCGTTGCTTCCATCCCGTCCACCACCTTCGCCGCCGTCAACTCCGCGGCGTCTCCGCCGCCGCCAAAAACAAGGAGAAACCGAAAGTGATAGTCATCTCCGGTCCCACCGGCGCCGGGAAAAGTAGACTCGCACTTGAACTCGCTAAGCGACTCAACGGCGAAATCGTTAGCGCCGACTCAGTGCAG GTTTACAGAGGCCTTGATGTTGGTTCTGCCAAGCCTTCGTTGTCCGATAGAGAG GAAGTCAAACACCATTTGATTGACATTATGGACCCGTCTGAAG ATTACTCTGTCGGGCAATTTTATGAGGAAGCAAGGAATGCTACCAAAGAGATACTTGAAAGTGGAAGGGTCCCAATAGTCACTGGTGGAACCGGATTGTACTTAAGATG GTATGTATATGGAAAACCAGATGTCCCTAAATCTTCTCCCGAGACTGTGGCTGAAGTACAAGCTGAAATATCAGATTTAGAAAGAGTTGGTGACTGGGATGCTGCTGTGCAGTTGGTTGTTCAAGCAGGTGATTCAAGTGCTCAATCTTTACCTGCCAATGATTGGTATCGTATACGTCGCAAGCTTGAGATCATCAAG TCTAGTGGATCGCCTCCTTCAGCTTTTCATGTGCCCTATGATTCATTCAGGGAACAACCTAATTCACCCAATGTAGATGATTTCCGCAGCAGCGCCTCTTTAAAAAATGAATCCCTGGGTAGTAGATCCCCAGAGGATTTGGATTACGACTTCTCTTGCTTTTTCTTGTCAAGCCCAAGAATGGACCTCTACAGATCAATTGACTTTCGGTGTGAAGATATGGTTTCAG GAAGTGACGGGATATTGTCGGAGGCAAAGCGGCTTCTTGATCTTGGTCTTCAGCCAAATTCTAATTCTGCAACTCGAGCAATTGGTTACAGAAAT GCAATGGAATATCTTTTGCATTGTAAAGAACAAGGTGGGAGTTCGACAAGAGACTTTTATGCTTTCTTATCTGGATTCCAGAAAGCATCCAG GAATTTTGCCAAGCGACAGTTGACATGGTTCCGTAATGAGCCTATATATAACTGGATCAATGCTTCCAGACCTTTG GAAGATGTGCTTGGGTTCATCCATGATTCATACCATGTTCGAACTGGAACTATTGAAGTACCTAAAGCACTTCAGATGAAGAAAGATTTGTCAGAGCGTAGAGAAATATTACAAATGAAGGGTTATCGTACGAATAATAG GCATTTTGTGGGGCGTGAAAATTGCGCCGATATTCTAGAATGGATAAGGGAAAGTCAGGGACAATTAAATTTATCTGTTAACTAG
- the LOC108218660 gene encoding transcription factor GTE4 isoform X2 — protein sequence MASEAIGGANDLGEKQRWGHISKVYTRKFHNKRLKNTPNDAVLPEEVAEKVGVNGNGRFNGDGDKGKSGDENCGTEVVVVEENLETLGVEKGTSKELLQPEEEVGVGNGNSKELRLEEELGVENGNLIELQPEKELCVENGNSIGLQTELGAENGNLTGLQPYKELGVENGVLGGDDNRVLEVVVVEDEEKESLMTRVDDKVRINIGASNSKDEFRELRIKLVSELDQVRNLVKELEEKEIELSNAFDVPVPGPVVESAPLAEPTLSAGGGYGQSQQLGDDVIERRALTRVHSEVGPVSHMPFRPAPVSIPVMESNDFGDRRVLLRRNSDAGGMVGGHDRRALMRVNSEMGGGQDYRPFRQLSVSVMENHNHVYGNGEFVEKEKRTPKANQFYRNSEFLLGKDRLPPESNKKPKSNGGRKHGGSGLGFGMDRHRNQAFKNCGNLLQRLMKHKHGWVFNEPVNARLLGLHDYHDIIKHPMDLGTIKNKLAQNLYKSPAEYAEDVRLTFSNAMTYNPPGQDVHVMASQLSEIFEEKWQAIESEYNHEWRNEMMHYAGLHTPTSRLAPPLSMRALDRSQSMLTPGDSRPRPSIPPVTRTPVPKKPKAKDPNKRDMTYEEKQKLSTNLQSLPSEKLDSIVQIIKKRNSTLNQHDDEIEVDIDSVDVETLWELDRLVTNYKKSLSKNKRKAEIARERAEAARNNAALNQAPPVMVPPKDNGRGEMDVANGVSVPVEKQHENTSRSSSSSSSSSSDSGSSSSDSDSDSSSADGSDAGHSPRS from the exons atggcGTCGGAGGCTATAGGCGGCGCCAACGATTTGGGAGAGAAGCAAAGATGGGGGCATATTAGTAAAGTTTATACGCGGAAGTTTCATAATAAACGACTCAAGAATACCCCAAACGATGCCGTTCTGCCCGAAGAAGTCGCCGAAAAAGTCGGGGTTAATGGAAACGGTAGATTTAACGGTGATGGTGATAAAGGGAAGAGTGGTGATGAGAATTGTGGGACCGAGGTGGTGGTTGTTGAGGAGAATTTAGAAACCCTAGGTGTCGAAAAGGGGACTTCGAAGGAATTGTTGCAACCGGAGGAGGAAGTAGGTGTGGGAAATGGGAATTCGAAGGAGTTGCGACTGGAGGAGGAATTAGGTGTTGAAAATGGGAATTTGATAGAGTTGCAACCGGAGAAGGAATTATGTGTTGAGAATGGGAATTCTATAGGGTTGCAAACGGAGTTAGGTGCTGAGAATGGGAATTTGACAGGATTGCAACCGTATAAGGAATTAGGTGTGGAGAATGGGGTATTGGGTGGCGATGATAATCGGGTTTTGGaagtggtggtggtggaggatGAGGAAAAGGAGTCACTTATGACTAGGGTTGATGATAAGGTTAGGATTAATATAGGGGCATCGAATTCGAAGGATGAGTTTCGGGAGCTAAGAATTAAGTTAGTTAGTGAGCTTGATCAGGTTAGGAATTTAGTGAAGGAGCTTGAAGAGAAGGAGATTGAGCTTAGTAATGCTTTTGATGTTCCTGTTCCGGGTCCTGTTGTAGAGTCAGCTCCGCTGGCTGAACCAACTCTAAGTGCAGGTGGTGGTTATGGTCAATCTCAGCAATTAGGGGATGATGTAATAGAAAGGAGAGCTTTGACTAGAGTACATTCTGAGGTTGGTCCTGTGTCTCACATGCCTTTTCGACCAGCTCCTGTGAGTATTCCGGTGATGGAGAGTAATGATTTTGGAGATAGGAGAGTGTTGTTGAGGAGGAATTCAGATGCGGGTGGTATGGTGGGTGGTCACGATAGGAGAGCTTTAATGAGAGTGAATTCTGAGATGGGTGGTGGTCAGGATTACCGGCCTTTTAGGCAATTAAGTGTGTCGGTTATGGAGAACCACAATCATGTTTATGGAAACGGAGAATTTGTTGAGAAGGAGAAGAGGACTCCAAAGGCGAATCAGTTTTATCGCAATTCAGAGTTTTTGCTTGGGAAGGACAGGTTGCCTCCTGAAAGCAACAAAAAGCCGAAGTCCAATGGTGGGAGAAAACATGGTGGATCAGGCTTGGGGTTTGGTATGGATAGACACAGGAATCAAGCTTTTAAGAATTGTGGCAATTTGCTCCAGAGGTTGATGAAGCACAAACATGGTTGGGTGTTCAATGAACCCGTCAATGCGAGGTTACTCGGGCTGCATGATTATCATGATATCATCAAACATCCAATGGACTTGGGAACAATTAAGAATAAGCTAGCACAGAACTTGTACAAGTCCCCTGCGGAGTATGCTGAGGATGTACGGCTTACTTTTAGTAATGCCATGACATATAATCCGCCGGGGCAAGATGTTCATGTTATGGCCTCACAGTTGTCGgaaatttttgaagaaaaatggcAAGCTATAGAATCCGAGTATAATCATGAGTGGAGAAATGAAATGATGCATTATGCAGGATTACATACTCCTACTTCAAGACTGGCTCCCCCTCTGTCAATGAGGGCTCTGGATAGGTCTCAGTCTATGTTGACTCCTGGTGATTCCAGGCCGAGACCTTCTATACCTCCAGTCACCAGGACACCAGTACCAAAGAAGCCTAAAGCAAAGGATCCAAATAAGAGGGACATGACTTATGAGGAAAAGCAAAAGCTAAGTACAAACCTGCAGAGCTTACCCTCAGAAAAGCTAGATAGCATTGTTCAAATCATCAAGAAGAGAAATTCTACTCTTAATCAACATGATGATGAAATTGAAGTTGATATAGATAGTGTTGATGTTGAAACACTTTGGGAGCTTGATAGGTTAGTTACCAATTACAAGAAGAGTCTAAGCAAGAACAAAAGAAAAGCTGAAATTGCCAGAGAAAGAGCTGAAGCTGCTCGTAATAATGCGGCACTG AACCAAGCCCCTCCAGTTATGGTGCCGCCTAAAGATAATGGAAGAG GTGAAATGGACGTTGCAAACGGTGTTTCTGTTCCAGTTGAGAAGCAACATGAAAACACTAGTAGGTCAAGCAGCAGTTCAAGCAGTTCTAGTAGTGACTCTGGATCCTCTTCAAGTG ATTCAGATAGTGATAGTTCCTCGGCAGATGGATCAGATGCTGGGCACTCGCCTAGGAGTTGA
- the LOC108218660 gene encoding transcription factor GTE4 isoform X1: MASEAIGGANDLGEKQRWGHISKVYTRKFHNKRLKNTPNDAVLPEEVAEKVGVNGNGRFNGDGDKGKSGDENCGTEVVVVEENLETLGVEKGTSKELLQPEEEVGVGNGNSKELRLEEELGVENGNLIELQPEKELCVENGNSIGLQTELGAENGNLTGLQPYKELGVENGVLGGDDNRVLEVVVVEDEEKESLMTRVDDKVRINIGASNSKDEFRELRIKLVSELDQVRNLVKELEEKEIELSNAFDVPVPGPVVESAPLAEPTLSAGGGYGQSQQLGDDVIERRALTRVHSEVGPVSHMPFRPAPVSIPVMESNDFGDRRVLLRRNSDAGGMVGGHDRRALMRVNSEMGGGQDYRPFRQLSVSVMENHNHVYGNGEFVEKEKRTPKANQFYRNSEFLLGKDRLPPESNKKPKSNGGRKHGGSGLGFGMDRHRNQAFKNCGNLLQRLMKHKHGWVFNEPVNARLLGLHDYHDIIKHPMDLGTIKNKLAQNLYKSPAEYAEDVRLTFSNAMTYNPPGQDVHVMASQLSEIFEEKWQAIESEYNHEWRNEMMHYAGLHTPTSRLAPPLSMRALDRSQSMLTPGDSRPRPSIPPVTRTPVPKKPKAKDPNKRDMTYEEKQKLSTNLQSLPSEKLDSIVQIIKKRNSTLNQHDDEIEVDIDSVDVETLWELDRLVTNYKKSLSKNKRKAEIARERAEAARNNAALNQAPPVMVPPKDNGRAGEMDVANGVSVPVEKQHENTSRSSSSSSSSSSDSGSSSSDSDSDSSSADGSDAGHSPRS; encoded by the exons atggcGTCGGAGGCTATAGGCGGCGCCAACGATTTGGGAGAGAAGCAAAGATGGGGGCATATTAGTAAAGTTTATACGCGGAAGTTTCATAATAAACGACTCAAGAATACCCCAAACGATGCCGTTCTGCCCGAAGAAGTCGCCGAAAAAGTCGGGGTTAATGGAAACGGTAGATTTAACGGTGATGGTGATAAAGGGAAGAGTGGTGATGAGAATTGTGGGACCGAGGTGGTGGTTGTTGAGGAGAATTTAGAAACCCTAGGTGTCGAAAAGGGGACTTCGAAGGAATTGTTGCAACCGGAGGAGGAAGTAGGTGTGGGAAATGGGAATTCGAAGGAGTTGCGACTGGAGGAGGAATTAGGTGTTGAAAATGGGAATTTGATAGAGTTGCAACCGGAGAAGGAATTATGTGTTGAGAATGGGAATTCTATAGGGTTGCAAACGGAGTTAGGTGCTGAGAATGGGAATTTGACAGGATTGCAACCGTATAAGGAATTAGGTGTGGAGAATGGGGTATTGGGTGGCGATGATAATCGGGTTTTGGaagtggtggtggtggaggatGAGGAAAAGGAGTCACTTATGACTAGGGTTGATGATAAGGTTAGGATTAATATAGGGGCATCGAATTCGAAGGATGAGTTTCGGGAGCTAAGAATTAAGTTAGTTAGTGAGCTTGATCAGGTTAGGAATTTAGTGAAGGAGCTTGAAGAGAAGGAGATTGAGCTTAGTAATGCTTTTGATGTTCCTGTTCCGGGTCCTGTTGTAGAGTCAGCTCCGCTGGCTGAACCAACTCTAAGTGCAGGTGGTGGTTATGGTCAATCTCAGCAATTAGGGGATGATGTAATAGAAAGGAGAGCTTTGACTAGAGTACATTCTGAGGTTGGTCCTGTGTCTCACATGCCTTTTCGACCAGCTCCTGTGAGTATTCCGGTGATGGAGAGTAATGATTTTGGAGATAGGAGAGTGTTGTTGAGGAGGAATTCAGATGCGGGTGGTATGGTGGGTGGTCACGATAGGAGAGCTTTAATGAGAGTGAATTCTGAGATGGGTGGTGGTCAGGATTACCGGCCTTTTAGGCAATTAAGTGTGTCGGTTATGGAGAACCACAATCATGTTTATGGAAACGGAGAATTTGTTGAGAAGGAGAAGAGGACTCCAAAGGCGAATCAGTTTTATCGCAATTCAGAGTTTTTGCTTGGGAAGGACAGGTTGCCTCCTGAAAGCAACAAAAAGCCGAAGTCCAATGGTGGGAGAAAACATGGTGGATCAGGCTTGGGGTTTGGTATGGATAGACACAGGAATCAAGCTTTTAAGAATTGTGGCAATTTGCTCCAGAGGTTGATGAAGCACAAACATGGTTGGGTGTTCAATGAACCCGTCAATGCGAGGTTACTCGGGCTGCATGATTATCATGATATCATCAAACATCCAATGGACTTGGGAACAATTAAGAATAAGCTAGCACAGAACTTGTACAAGTCCCCTGCGGAGTATGCTGAGGATGTACGGCTTACTTTTAGTAATGCCATGACATATAATCCGCCGGGGCAAGATGTTCATGTTATGGCCTCACAGTTGTCGgaaatttttgaagaaaaatggcAAGCTATAGAATCCGAGTATAATCATGAGTGGAGAAATGAAATGATGCATTATGCAGGATTACATACTCCTACTTCAAGACTGGCTCCCCCTCTGTCAATGAGGGCTCTGGATAGGTCTCAGTCTATGTTGACTCCTGGTGATTCCAGGCCGAGACCTTCTATACCTCCAGTCACCAGGACACCAGTACCAAAGAAGCCTAAAGCAAAGGATCCAAATAAGAGGGACATGACTTATGAGGAAAAGCAAAAGCTAAGTACAAACCTGCAGAGCTTACCCTCAGAAAAGCTAGATAGCATTGTTCAAATCATCAAGAAGAGAAATTCTACTCTTAATCAACATGATGATGAAATTGAAGTTGATATAGATAGTGTTGATGTTGAAACACTTTGGGAGCTTGATAGGTTAGTTACCAATTACAAGAAGAGTCTAAGCAAGAACAAAAGAAAAGCTGAAATTGCCAGAGAAAGAGCTGAAGCTGCTCGTAATAATGCGGCACTG AACCAAGCCCCTCCAGTTATGGTGCCGCCTAAAGATAATGGAAGAG CAGGTGAAATGGACGTTGCAAACGGTGTTTCTGTTCCAGTTGAGAAGCAACATGAAAACACTAGTAGGTCAAGCAGCAGTTCAAGCAGTTCTAGTAGTGACTCTGGATCCTCTTCAAGTG ATTCAGATAGTGATAGTTCCTCGGCAGATGGATCAGATGCTGGGCACTCGCCTAGGAGTTGA
- the LOC108216265 gene encoding uncharacterized protein LOC108216265 isoform X2 — protein MDFKDNAWTWNIQKKFNVVRQEVDEFVGVDFLSPALSNPVYHDEGTVPQEGKFVSETYKNSVSNLREKYADTDSKSLSSALSNPVDLDAELVPQKGKDLSQNYNKPLFVIEEKYADIASKQIYTNQDSVHHMPPPYRLNNVKKTMPTEGDNEITKALLPSVRDDSALYDNVKTSVSGYVVSDCEGLVAKERYMSEDSNLDFEELVAKERSLSENLNLDFERLVAKERSLSEGSNSDFEGLIANERSLSDDLISDFEGLIAKEKSLFEDSNSIGINDEASLIFVTNEDHSHKIIDEVVFAAVEDSVRVCSSVKERTFDPFFDDCHCKILGTPQSSEAECSISSGCQVVEPTLFSSISSLSNNSYYQSECFTLPEESVFYDHTDSVSSISESPDKSRFDISDLNMKTIDLSEKKRLNKSCIIEDNELLGATSFRPRRHRSYKQMIKDAYTKSKRLAKEYELLGIMYEDIDNELVQHERDSKLPSTHEKTPETGHSPTEDSGDCDWELL, from the exons ATGGATTTTAAAGATAATGCTTGGACTTGGAATATTCAGAAGAAGTTTAATGTTGTGCGCCAAGAGGTTGATGAATTTGTCGGCGTG GACTTCCTTTCACCTGCTTTGTCCAATCCAGTGTATCATGATGAAGGCACAGTTCCGCAGGAGGGAAAATTTGTGTCGGAGACCTATAAGAATTCTGTATCTAATCTGAGAGAGAAATATGCAGATACGGATTCTAAATCACTTTCTTCTGCTTTGTCCAATCCAGTGGATCTTGATGCAGAATTAGTTCCTCAGAAAGGAAAAGATTTATCCCAGAACTATAACAAGCCCTTATTTGTAATAGAAGAGAAGTATGCAGATATCGcttcaaaacaaatatatacaaatcaggattcAGTTCATCACATGCCCCCTCCTTACAGACTTAACAATGTGAAGAAGACTATGCCCACTGAAGGGGACAATGAAATAACAAAAGCTCTCTTACCTTCAGTGAGAGATGATTCTGCTTTATATGACAATGTAAAAACTAGTGTGTCGGGCTATGTTGTTTCGGATTGTGAAGGACTTGTTGCTAAGGAGAGATATATGTCGGAGGACtcaaatttggattttgaagaacTTGTTGCTAAGGAGAGATCTTTGTCTGAGAATttaaatttggattttgaaagaCTTGTTGCTAAGGAGAGATCTTTGTCTGAGGGCTCAAATTCAGATTTTGAAGGACTTATTGCGAATGAGAGATCTTTATCAGACGACCTAATTTCAGATTTTGAAGGACTCATTGCGAAGGAGAAATCTTTGTTTGAGGACTCAAATTCTATTGGGATCAACGATGAAGCATCGTTGATATTTGTAACTAATGAAGATCACAGCCATAAAATTATTGATGAGGTTGTCTTCGCAGCAGTAGAAGATAGTGTGAGGGTTTGTTCTTCTGTTAAAGAGAGAACATTTGATCCTTTTTTTGATGATTGTCATTGCAAAATTCTAGGCACCCCTCAATCATCTGAAGCGGAATGTTCCATTTCTTCTGGTTGCCAAGTAGTAGAGCCAACACTTTTTTCGTCTATAAGTTCCCTGTCAAACAATTCTTATTATCAGTCAGAGTGTTTCACCCTTCCGGAAGAGAGTGTTTTCTATGATCACACAGATTCAGTCAGTAGCATTTCTGAGTCACCAG ACAAATCAAGATTTGATATTTCAGATCTTAACATGAAAACCATTGATTTATCTGAAAAGAAAAGGCTTAATAAAAGTTGTATTATCGAGGACAATGAGTTGCTCGGGGCTACCTCTTTTAGGCCAAGAAGACACAGATCATACAAG CAAATGATAAAAGACGCCTATACTAAATCGAAAAGGTTAGCGAAGGAGTATGAGCTACTGGGAATTATGTACGAAGACATTGACAACGAGCTTGTCCAGCACGAAAGAGATAGTAAGTTGCCCTCTACTCATGAGAAAACACCAGAGACGGGACATTCACCAACTGAAGATTCAGGTGACTGTGATTGGGAACTTCTTTAA
- the LOC108218104 gene encoding uncharacterized protein LOC108218104, translating to MAFKHQTYKFSSPSFFNLFSIKSSTIFTIILIFSSFVYFFTPFRYSQETFFNVNEAQIFKGDLRDARFPWNKLCFGPPSEKLKLAVFSKTWPVGAAPGGMERHASTLYSALAAKGHEIHVFTVPSDKRPRNDIQQGSLHVHFAANDHGSVNISLAFDIFNQENLIGEFDYVHTESVSLPHWRAKMVPKVAVTWHGIWYEIMHSKLFQELLSSSDGKLPGPMTELQEAMPRLVDEIKFFSSYKQHICISNSAGEALVNVYQIPQRNVHVILNGVDERKFVQDPKSGQKFRDKHGVPKNVSLVMGVAGRLVRDKGHPLLYEAFLTITKHHPGVFLLVAGSGPWGKRYAELGPSVKVLGELEPSELSEFYNAIDLFVNPTLRPQGLDLTLMESMHCATPVLTPNYPSITGTVVLNEGFGYTFAPNVASFVEAMELAIRDGTEVLQRNGMVCKNYALSMFKATKMASAYERFFLCMKNTRYCQYPLATDC from the exons ATGGCATTCAAACATCAAACCTACAAATTCtcttctccttctttctttaACTTGTTTTCCATCAAATCTTCAACCATTTTTACTATAATCCTCATATTTTCTTCCTTTGTTTACTTCTTCACTCCATTTAGATATTCTCAAGAAACATTTTTTAATGTCAATGAAGCACAAATATTCAAAGGTGATCTAAGGGATGCTAGATTTCCATGGAACAAGCTCTGTTTTGGCCCCCCGTCTGAGAAGCTCAAGCTTGCGGTTTTCTCCAAAACATGGCCAGTTG GTGCAGCCCCTGGTGGAATGGAGCGACACGCTTCCACATTATACAGTGCTCTAGCTGCAAAAGGCCATGAAATACATGTTTTCACCGTGCCCTCAGATAAAAGGCCTCGCAATGACATTCAACAAGGCAGTCTACATGTTCACTTTGCAGCAAACGATCATGGATCAGTAAATATTTCATTAGCATTTGATATATTCAATCAGGAGAACTTAATAGGCGAATTTGATTATGTGCACACTGAAAGTGTTTCGTTGCCTCATTGGCGTGCAAAAATGGTGCCTAAAGTGGCTGTAACATGGCATGGAATATGGTATGAAATAATGCACTCCAAGCTCTTCCAGGAGCTTCTTTCTAGTTCTGATGGAAAGTTGCCAGGGCCAATGACCGAACTTCAAGAAGCAATGCCGCGGCTTGTTGATGAAATTAAGTTCTTTTCGAGCTATAAACAGCATATCTGTATTAGCAACAGTGCTGGTGAGGCTTTGGTTAATGTGTATCAGATTCCACAGAGAAATGTTCATGTCATACTTAATGGAGTTGATGAGAGGAAGTTTGTTCAGGATCCTAAATCTGGTCAAAAATTTAGGGACAAACACGGGGTGCCTAAAAATGTGAGTCTGGTGATGGGTGTGGCAGGACGATTAGTCAGGGACAAAGGGCATCCCCTTCTGTATGAAGCCTTTTTGACGATAACTAAGCACCATCCTGGAGTTTTTCTACTTGTAGCAGGATCAGGTCCGTGGGGAAAGAGATACGCTGAATTAGGCCCTAGTGTGAAGGTATTAGGTGAACTGGAGCCTTCTGAACTGTCTGAGTTTTATAACGCGATTGACTTGTTTGTGAATCCAACTCTGAGGCCTCAGGGGCTTGATCTAACACTAATGGAATCAATGCATTGTGCCACACCAGTTCTGACTCCAAACTATCCAAGTATTACAGGAACAGTGGTGTTGAACGAAGGATTTGGCTACACATTTGCACCTAACGTAGCATCTTTTGTAGAAGCTATGGAATTAGCAATAAGAGATGGAACTGAAGTGTTGCAGAGAAATGGTATGGTCTGCAAGAACTATGCACTTTCGATGTTTAAAGCAACTAAAATGGCATCAGCTTATGAGAGGTTTTTTCTCTGCATGAAGAACACTAGATACTGTCAGTACCCTCTTGCCACAGACTGCTAG
- the LOC108216265 gene encoding uncharacterized protein LOC108216265 isoform X1 has translation MDFKDNAWTWNIQKKFNVVRQEVDEFVGVETMKYVENQVQTLGGTVKGFCSNVFQDFLSPALSNPVYHDEGTVPQEGKFVSETYKNSVSNLREKYADTDSKSLSSALSNPVDLDAELVPQKGKDLSQNYNKPLFVIEEKYADIASKQIYTNQDSVHHMPPPYRLNNVKKTMPTEGDNEITKALLPSVRDDSALYDNVKTSVSGYVVSDCEGLVAKERYMSEDSNLDFEELVAKERSLSENLNLDFERLVAKERSLSEGSNSDFEGLIANERSLSDDLISDFEGLIAKEKSLFEDSNSIGINDEASLIFVTNEDHSHKIIDEVVFAAVEDSVRVCSSVKERTFDPFFDDCHCKILGTPQSSEAECSISSGCQVVEPTLFSSISSLSNNSYYQSECFTLPEESVFYDHTDSVSSISESPDKSRFDISDLNMKTIDLSEKKRLNKSCIIEDNELLGATSFRPRRHRSYKQMIKDAYTKSKRLAKEYELLGIMYEDIDNELVQHERDSKLPSTHEKTPETGHSPTEDSGDCDWELL, from the exons ATGGATTTTAAAGATAATGCTTGGACTTGGAATATTCAGAAGAAGTTTAATGTTGTGCGCCAAGAGGTTGATGAATTTGTCGGCGTG GAAACTATGAAATATGTAGAGAATCAAGTACAAACACTTGGAGGAACTGTTAAGGGGTTTTGTTCTAATGTTTTTCAGGACTTCCTTTCACCTGCTTTGTCCAATCCAGTGTATCATGATGAAGGCACAGTTCCGCAGGAGGGAAAATTTGTGTCGGAGACCTATAAGAATTCTGTATCTAATCTGAGAGAGAAATATGCAGATACGGATTCTAAATCACTTTCTTCTGCTTTGTCCAATCCAGTGGATCTTGATGCAGAATTAGTTCCTCAGAAAGGAAAAGATTTATCCCAGAACTATAACAAGCCCTTATTTGTAATAGAAGAGAAGTATGCAGATATCGcttcaaaacaaatatatacaaatcaggattcAGTTCATCACATGCCCCCTCCTTACAGACTTAACAATGTGAAGAAGACTATGCCCACTGAAGGGGACAATGAAATAACAAAAGCTCTCTTACCTTCAGTGAGAGATGATTCTGCTTTATATGACAATGTAAAAACTAGTGTGTCGGGCTATGTTGTTTCGGATTGTGAAGGACTTGTTGCTAAGGAGAGATATATGTCGGAGGACtcaaatttggattttgaagaacTTGTTGCTAAGGAGAGATCTTTGTCTGAGAATttaaatttggattttgaaagaCTTGTTGCTAAGGAGAGATCTTTGTCTGAGGGCTCAAATTCAGATTTTGAAGGACTTATTGCGAATGAGAGATCTTTATCAGACGACCTAATTTCAGATTTTGAAGGACTCATTGCGAAGGAGAAATCTTTGTTTGAGGACTCAAATTCTATTGGGATCAACGATGAAGCATCGTTGATATTTGTAACTAATGAAGATCACAGCCATAAAATTATTGATGAGGTTGTCTTCGCAGCAGTAGAAGATAGTGTGAGGGTTTGTTCTTCTGTTAAAGAGAGAACATTTGATCCTTTTTTTGATGATTGTCATTGCAAAATTCTAGGCACCCCTCAATCATCTGAAGCGGAATGTTCCATTTCTTCTGGTTGCCAAGTAGTAGAGCCAACACTTTTTTCGTCTATAAGTTCCCTGTCAAACAATTCTTATTATCAGTCAGAGTGTTTCACCCTTCCGGAAGAGAGTGTTTTCTATGATCACACAGATTCAGTCAGTAGCATTTCTGAGTCACCAG ACAAATCAAGATTTGATATTTCAGATCTTAACATGAAAACCATTGATTTATCTGAAAAGAAAAGGCTTAATAAAAGTTGTATTATCGAGGACAATGAGTTGCTCGGGGCTACCTCTTTTAGGCCAAGAAGACACAGATCATACAAG CAAATGATAAAAGACGCCTATACTAAATCGAAAAGGTTAGCGAAGGAGTATGAGCTACTGGGAATTATGTACGAAGACATTGACAACGAGCTTGTCCAGCACGAAAGAGATAGTAAGTTGCCCTCTACTCATGAGAAAACACCAGAGACGGGACATTCACCAACTGAAGATTCAGGTGACTGTGATTGGGAACTTCTTTAA